From the genome of Turicibacter faecis, one region includes:
- a CDS encoding glycoside hydrolase family 32 protein, translated as MNFYSGNYCCLEIFARCKSGTQGGIKLVNKITNESQESIAGKYNYILLKFPLIKKQEYQLILENVDISIAYLSQCDDILDKGVKFIEISDNYSLTTQDDLSDWYDTPYREQYHFGPYKNWINDPNGLCYYKGYYHMFYQANPHEQKWGHMYWGHAVSRDLVHWIHLPYVLFPQEEILNAKDLKGGAFSGCAVALDDRIQFYLTRHLGPSEDCDETVQYQTMVSSRDGINFGKEEIIIEKPGKPFSFNFRDPKVFYHNEKWKMVLGTQLNNIPAIVLYESKDMKNFEYSGEVILESQKGVYTIECPDLFELDGKFVAIAAYMFYTDDQGRIQPTMYYIGELEGHRLNVEKRGLFDFGSNYYAVQTFEYAGRRIAIGWISDFYEEHVVEKNGAYGSMALPRELSLKNNHLYMKPVKEVYSLIDKELCRISKQNIRIDKIKGNCYYSKLIFKGNSDFDLLLGKNEESSIRLKCNNNEVSIQTNGVKSSHVQFIAPIKEVRTVEIFVDRRVVEVFLNDGEAAGTKLFYTESKEGIFELSCTDTDVIDEVSVYTVKTIW; from the coding sequence GTGAATTTTTATTCAGGAAATTATTGTTGTCTTGAGATATTTGCTAGGTGTAAGAGTGGAACTCAAGGTGGGATTAAATTAGTAAATAAGATAACTAATGAAAGTCAGGAAAGCATAGCAGGGAAATATAATTACATTTTGTTAAAATTTCCTTTAATAAAAAAGCAAGAGTATCAATTGATATTAGAAAATGTTGATATTTCTATTGCATATTTAAGTCAATGTGATGACATATTGGATAAGGGAGTTAAATTTATTGAGATAAGTGATAACTATTCGTTGACTACACAAGATGATTTATCTGATTGGTATGATACCCCGTATCGCGAACAATACCATTTTGGGCCATATAAAAATTGGATTAATGATCCAAATGGTCTTTGTTATTATAAAGGATACTATCATATGTTCTACCAGGCGAATCCTCATGAACAAAAGTGGGGACATATGTATTGGGGGCATGCAGTCAGTCGGGATTTGGTGCACTGGATACATTTACCGTATGTCTTGTTTCCGCAAGAAGAAATATTAAATGCCAAAGATTTAAAAGGGGGGGCATTTTCCGGATGTGCGGTAGCATTAGATGATCGTATTCAATTTTATTTAACACGCCATCTTGGACCGTCGGAGGACTGTGATGAAACAGTACAGTATCAAACAATGGTTTCCTCGAGGGATGGGATTAATTTTGGAAAAGAGGAGATTATCATTGAAAAACCGGGAAAACCATTCTCGTTTAATTTTCGTGATCCAAAAGTTTTCTATCATAATGAGAAATGGAAAATGGTTCTGGGAACCCAGCTAAATAATATCCCCGCAATTGTCTTGTATGAATCAAAAGATATGAAAAATTTTGAATATTCGGGGGAGGTAATACTAGAAAGTCAAAAAGGTGTATATACAATAGAGTGTCCAGATTTATTTGAGTTAGATGGGAAATTTGTGGCCATTGCAGCGTATATGTTTTATACAGATGACCAAGGTCGTATTCAGCCGACGATGTATTATATAGGTGAATTAGAGGGACATCGTTTAAACGTTGAAAAGAGAGGCTTGTTCGACTTTGGAAGCAATTATTATGCCGTTCAAACGTTTGAATATGCTGGTAGAAGAATTGCTATTGGATGGATTTCAGATTTTTATGAGGAGCACGTGGTAGAAAAAAATGGTGCTTATGGTAGTATGGCATTACCTCGTGAGCTTTCATTGAAAAATAATCATTTATATATGAAACCCGTTAAGGAGGTATACTCTTTAATTGATAAGGAATTATGCAGAATTTCGAAACAAAATATTAGAATCGATAAAATCAAGGGGAACTGTTACTATAGTAAATTGATATTTAAAGGAAACAGTGATTTTGATTTATTGCTTGGAAAAAATGAGGAAAGTAGTATTCGATTAAAATGTAATAATAATGAGGTATCCATTCAAACAAATGGAGTCAAATCGAGTCATGTTCAATTTATTGCACCTATAAAAGAGGTTCGTACCGTTGAAATCTTTGTTGATCGTCGAGTCGTTGAAGTTTTCCTTAATGATGGCGAAGCAGCGGGAACAAAGCTTTTTTATACAGAATCCAAAGAGGGGATTTTTGAATTATCTTGTACGGATACAGATGTAATCGATGAGGTAAGTGTATATACAGTTAAAACAATCTGGTAG
- a CDS encoding MATE family efflux transporter has product MCSAGDMCCGIDCLAGIITWKYNLNLFDKEKLINIHLGKWDLTTVLPVLYNGSSEGIISLSVAISAYIFNMAFMSIAGENGVAAFTAINYVGQFGICILFGISDGIGPIVSCSHGSERYDRVKQILKLAHVVGIAIGTLIFIVLFLFGENLIKLFMSVDQQIVDLAAQGAKIYAIAFFMNGFNIITSGYFTFIGEALNSVIIAASRGLLFIILGIILLPQILGINGVWATIPFAEFLTIILGITLIEMNNRRCL; this is encoded by the coding sequence TTGTGTTCGGCCGGGGATATGTGTTGTGGGATTGATTGCCTAGCAGGAATTATTACGTGGAAATATAATTTAAATTTATTTGATAAAGAAAAATTGATTAATATTCATCTGGGTAAATGGGATTTAACGACGGTTTTACCTGTTTTATATAATGGATCTTCTGAAGGAATTATTTCGCTTTCCGTAGCGATTAGCGCCTATATTTTTAATATGGCTTTTATGAGTATAGCGGGTGAAAATGGCGTGGCGGCATTCACTGCTATTAATTACGTGGGGCAATTTGGGATTTGTATTTTATTTGGAATATCCGATGGAATCGGCCCTATTGTTAGTTGTAGTCACGGAAGTGAACGCTATGATCGGGTGAAACAAATTTTAAAGTTGGCCCATGTTGTAGGTATCGCGATTGGAACGTTAATATTTATCGTTTTATTTTTATTCGGAGAAAATTTAATTAAACTCTTTATGAGCGTTGATCAACAGATTGTTGATTTGGCTGCTCAAGGGGCAAAAATATACGCTATCGCCTTTTTTATGAATGGATTTAATATCATCACGTCTGGATACTTTACGTTTATTGGGGAAGCCCTGAATTCAGTTATCATTGCGGCGAGTAGAGGGCTATTATTTATTATCCTAGGAATCATCCTTTTACCCCAAATTCTAGGTATTAATGGCGTATGGGCAACCATCCCCTTTGCTGAATTTCTAACCATCATTCTCGGAATCACGCTCATCGAGATGAATAATAGACGATGCCTTTAA
- a CDS encoding MFS transporter: MSIALKMKNCKAVTNGLSLSSKVAYGCGDAACNVVWGAMSAWLMYYYTNVAHVSALSIGTIMLLSRIIDGFTDIIMGIIVDKTKSKHGKARPWLLRMAIPFAIATVAMFSVPESDNTIKLIYIFVTYNLVNTFYTGINVPYGALSSLMTQDQYERSLLNIYRIVFAQIANFIVASMTMPLIQALGGTRYSWSLAYAIFTAVAVGLFVINFIGTKEVVGEDASKREDVPVKVGLKALITNKYWIIVTVLGAFTSIFNALMISVNTYYSEYILNDVNIASILNSAYMVPMVITLLCIAPLVKRIGKRYTNVLGWIVILISYLVLLINPSNTMLVIGTSLLRGAGFACVMGVQFAFIADTVEYGQWKSNVRTEGLIFSAQSFGGKFGAGLGSALVGGVLAMGAYDGALSVQPDTALMAIKVLYLILPIAVALIQLLLMIPYKLDKEYPQIIKDLKERELRREL, from the coding sequence ATGAGTATAGCTTTAAAAATGAAAAATTGTAAAGCAGTAACAAACGGATTAAGTTTGAGTTCTAAGGTAGCTTATGGTTGTGGGGACGCAGCTTGTAATGTAGTTTGGGGGGCAATGAGTGCGTGGTTAATGTATTATTATACAAATGTCGCTCATGTAAGCGCATTATCGATAGGGACTATTATGTTGCTCTCTCGTATTATTGATGGATTTACTGATATTATTATGGGAATTATTGTTGATAAGACAAAATCGAAACATGGGAAGGCGCGACCATGGCTATTGCGTATGGCTATTCCGTTTGCTATTGCTACGGTAGCCATGTTCTCAGTTCCTGAATCGGATAACACAATAAAGTTAATTTATATTTTTGTAACCTATAATTTGGTCAATACCTTTTATACTGGAATTAATGTACCTTATGGAGCTTTAAGTTCATTAATGACACAGGACCAATATGAACGCTCTCTTTTAAATATTTATCGTATTGTATTTGCACAAATTGCTAATTTTATTGTAGCTTCGATGACGATGCCATTAATTCAGGCTCTGGGTGGGACAAGATATTCTTGGTCACTAGCGTATGCAATTTTTACAGCTGTTGCAGTTGGATTATTTGTGATTAATTTTATTGGAACGAAAGAAGTTGTTGGGGAAGATGCATCAAAACGTGAGGATGTTCCAGTTAAGGTTGGTTTAAAGGCGTTGATTACTAATAAATACTGGATTATTGTTACAGTATTAGGAGCATTTACTAGCATTTTTAATGCCTTAATGATAAGTGTTAATACATACTATAGTGAGTATATTTTAAATGATGTAAATATTGCTTCTATTTTGAATTCAGCATACATGGTTCCAATGGTGATAACATTATTATGCATTGCACCACTTGTTAAAAGGATTGGAAAGAGGTATACAAATGTTCTAGGATGGATAGTAATTTTAATTAGTTATTTAGTTTTATTAATCAATCCGTCTAATACGATGTTAGTTATTGGGACATCATTGTTGCGCGGAGCAGGATTTGCCTGTGTAATGGGGGTACAATTTGCGTTTATTGCAGATACGGTAGAGTATGGACAATGGAAGTCAAACGTACGTACAGAGGGGTTAATTTTTAGCGCTCAAAGCTTTGGAGGAAAATTTGGAGCGGGATTAGGAAGTGCCTTAGTAGGTGGTGTTTTAGCAATGGGTGCGTATGATGGAGCATTAAGTGTCCAACCGGATACAGCGCTTATGGCAATTAAAGTTTTATATTTAATCCTACCAATTGCCGTTGCCTTAATTCAACTTTTATTAATGATTCCATATAAACTTGATAAAGAGTATCCTCAAATTATTAAGGACTTAAAAGAAAGAGAGTTACGTAGGGAATTATAA
- a CDS encoding IS3 family transposase (programmed frameshift) — protein MKKYNNEFKSMIVELYKNGRSVKDLSREYGVSEVTIYKWIKQISPIASVDDTEITLEDIKRMKQEMLRLQEENEIFKKGYDHIREKVSQSELCQFINQHHQEHDIKQLCEVLSVPRSTYYQSKHQTESKWERENQKLLERIKEIYFESKCRYGAIKVHHQLIKEGFTVSLKRVQRLMKSSGLASIIQRKYTPYRQSKELVLERNNILEQDFSTTSINQKWVSDITYIYVQKEGWCYLASVMDLHSKKIIGYHFSKQMTTDIIVKALKNAYVSQKPKDEIILHTDLGSQYTSQEFKDLTSDFKMIQSFSRKGCPYDNACIESFHATLKKEEVYQTTYVTFEQARMALFQYIEGWYNRKRIHGSINYLTPEECEQLARQIA, from the exons ATGAAAAAATATAATAATGAATTTAAATCAATGATTGTTGAACTTTATAAAAATGGACGTTCAGTTAAAGATCTAAGTCGTGAATATGGTGTTTCAGAAGTAACAATTTACAAATGGATTAAACAAATTTCTCCGATTGCCTCGGTAGATGATACAGAAATTACCCTAGAGGATATTAAACGCATGAAGCAAGAAATGTTACGTCTGCAAGAGGAGAATGAAATAT TTAAAAAAGGCTATGACCATATTCGCGAGAAAGTAAGTCAATCTGAATTATGTCAGTTTATTAATCAACACCATCAGGAACACGATATTAAGCAACTTTGTGAGGTCTTAAGTGTTCCAAGAAGTACTTATTATCAATCGAAGCATCAAACTGAATCAAAATGGGAACGTGAAAATCAGAAACTACTTGAACGTATTAAAGAAATTTATTTTGAAAGTAAGTGTCGGTATGGTGCTATTAAGGTACACCATCAATTGATTAAAGAGGGATTCACTGTTAGCTTGAAACGTGTTCAACGGTTAATGAAATCAAGCGGTTTAGCTTCGATTATTCAAAGAAAATATACTCCTTATAGACAGTCTAAGGAACTTGTTTTAGAACGTAATAACATTCTAGAACAGGATTTTTCGACGACTTCAATTAATCAAAAATGGGTATCCGATATTACTTATATTTACGTTCAAAAAGAAGGTTGGTGCTACTTAGCTTCAGTGATGGATTTACATTCAAAGAAAATTATTGGTTATCATTTTTCAAAACAAATGACCACAGATATTATCGTAAAAGCTTTAAAGAATGCCTATGTTTCTCAAAAACCTAAAGATGAGATTATTCTCCACACTGATTTAGGATCACAGTATACTAGCCAAGAGTTTAAAGACTTAACTTCAGACTTTAAGATGATCCAGTCTTTCAGTCGTAAAGGATGTCCTTATGATAATGCTTGTATCGAATCTTTCCATGCCACTCTAAAGAAAGAAGAAGTGTATCAAACTACATATGTGACATTTGAACAGGCTAGAATGGCCCTATTTCAATATATTGAAGGCTGGTATAATCGCAAAAGGATTCATGGTTCCATTAATTATTTAACGCCAGAAGAATGTGAGCAACTTGCACGACAAATTGCTTAA
- a CDS encoding immunity protein YezG family protein, with product MDRKVYGLITNELLTVLPQEWKQVIFYGELTEGGFSFDYYVNIEGDLFTQCFKLEEVDRGDILNTFRKIYCIILPLWKSLDKGKQWSNFTFILNRSGVFKAEFDYTNLQENAYAYYQKWRERYLK from the coding sequence ATGGATAGAAAAGTATATGGATTAATAACTAACGAATTATTAACGGTCTTACCTCAGGAATGGAAACAAGTAATTTTTTATGGAGAATTGACAGAGGGAGGTTTTTCCTTCGACTATTATGTAAATATAGAGGGGGATTTATTTACCCAATGTTTTAAATTAGAGGAAGTGGATCGTGGGGATATTCTTAATACATTTAGAAAGATATATTGTATTATACTTCCATTATGGAAATCATTGGATAAAGGTAAGCAATGGAGTAATTTTACTTTTATATTAAATAGAAGTGGGGTCTTTAAAGCAGAATTTGATTATACGAATTTACAAGAAAATGCTTATGCATATTATCAAAAGTGGAGAGAAAGGTATTTAAAATAA
- a CDS encoding DNA/RNA non-specific endonuclease: MIETMMSKVFEQSTESLKKSFDLPNFFNNDCSTTSISNFKEADKPLLSEGTSLESNSIYRENGQSLETDDNGNVFKNNGEIMPDTVFKVNGYEYETDYLGRTIRAEGRLELNESPRKTINEDNVGGEDRQDTDDRGHLIADRFGGSNKIENLVPMDSNLNRGEYKKIENFLADAVSDGKNVDVKVEPIYEGDSRRPSSFDISYSINGEERVTSLLNERSTG, translated from the coding sequence ATGATTGAAACAATGATGTCCAAAGTTTTTGAACAATCGACAGAGAGTCTAAAAAAGAGTTTTGATTTACCTAACTTTTTTAACAACGATTGCTCAACCACGAGTATAAGTAATTTTAAAGAGGCTGATAAGCCACTATTATCGGAAGGAACATCGTTAGAATCTAATTCAATTTATCGTGAAAACGGTCAATCACTCGAAACAGATGATAATGGAAATGTTTTTAAAAATAACGGAGAAATTATGCCGGATACAGTATTTAAAGTAAATGGTTATGAATATGAGACTGATTATTTAGGGAGAACGATTAGAGCTGAAGGTCGTTTGGAATTAAACGAATCTCCTAGAAAGACTATTAACGAGGATAATGTTGGTGGAGAAGATCGCCAAGATACAGATGACCGGGGACATTTAATTGCCGATAGATTTGGAGGATCAAATAAAATAGAAAATTTAGTTCCTATGGACTCAAATTTAAACCGTGGGGAATATAAAAAGATAGAAAATTTTTTGGCAGATGCAGTTTCAGATGGGAAAAATGTAGATGTTAAAGTAGAGCCGATTTATGAGGGAGACTCAAGACGTCCAAGCTCCTTCGATATTAGTTATTCTATAAATGGGGAAGAAAGGGTAACTTCATTACTTAATGAAAGGAGTACCGGTTAA
- a CDS encoding ATP-binding protein, with the protein MKPDEKKLLDNLGKIAYTVDKAYLSKLNSDYGVLYFDEGYNKKEEISYSSNIRALRVERWTLDKNHSPGECFKNVLNLFADGDHTVAMVVKRKPTQTEMYFVIKNEGSGRNEDSRDNIELLDYSLKGNFPGTKTQRVDNPEKVFNFIEETSISVLVNNPSHKTKDYITQGLDKLLNGIVPQAEEDSYSIVFLAESLKQSDIREILSGYEEMATALIPFLQYQFQAGESEMDTMGEMKSLTKSDSISNSIFKTHSLNIGGNRSSSAGTTKTLSESKTKGASYGGSGGIDLGVLSFGANASVNLSRTIGGSIAKAITNTLGVSSGYGYSWGKSKTITTGESETSGTSSSLSIGTTKNTSYTYKSYMVQNLLKKLEKTMDRIDESQATGLWKFATYVLAKDSKVSENVANYLRSITQGDESHIDPSVIQEWSYEESNGYTSFEEIKKYVKHFTHPVFISNSDDRGNVMPVTSTAYVGTNELSYVISFSRNSLQGLSILECVQFGREPHCLLNMDFDFEMGCAYHMHQVIRNQRISLSSQELTKHTFITGSTGSGKSNTIYRILDEANKKGIKFLVIEPAKGEYRQVFGGRTDVSVYGTNIRYSKLLKINPFKFPGDIHVLEHIDRLIEIFNACWPMYAAMPAVLKEAIEMAYELKGWDLNYSLNYNEESQYPTFKDLLKTLKIVIDHSGYAEELKSNYTGALVTRVKSLTNGLLGQIFAEEDLADKLLFDENVIVDLSRVSSVETKALIMGMLFIKLQEYRMCEKTQANSQLKHLTVLEEAHNLLKRCSTTQSQEDSNLQGKSVEMISNSIAEMRTYGEGFIIADQAPNLLDESVIRNTNTKIILRLPQYEDRQSVGRSASLTDDQINEIPKLETGVAIMYQNNWLEPVLCKVDEFHDFKPLKYEFNLMEHLNLNRLNNSQLLHLLMRGRVNESRLFGEEEIDKLIDWLPISTLNGKHKKIVLKNLSDYKENSQMALWEQENFETLCDIICSIIDKNKMTFYAMNSNNLENWTQRCKEFIKTQIKCENQEVEYAIIQCLLSSKAKEDPNFEPFYFQWVDDIKNKRGLIA; encoded by the coding sequence ATGAAGCCAGATGAAAAAAAACTTTTAGATAATCTAGGGAAAATAGCGTATACAGTAGATAAGGCGTATCTTTCTAAACTAAATTCGGATTACGGAGTACTTTATTTTGATGAGGGATATAATAAAAAGGAAGAAATATCATATTCATCTAATATTCGAGCATTACGAGTTGAACGGTGGACTCTTGATAAAAATCATTCTCCGGGGGAGTGCTTCAAAAATGTATTAAACCTTTTTGCAGATGGTGATCATACGGTTGCGATGGTTGTTAAAAGGAAGCCTACCCAAACAGAAATGTATTTTGTAATCAAAAATGAGGGAAGTGGGAGAAATGAAGATAGTCGAGATAATATTGAATTACTAGATTATTCATTAAAGGGAAACTTTCCGGGAACGAAGACTCAACGAGTCGATAATCCAGAAAAAGTATTTAATTTTATCGAAGAGACCTCTATTTCAGTACTTGTTAATAATCCCTCGCATAAAACTAAAGATTATATTACTCAAGGGCTAGATAAATTGTTAAATGGTATTGTTCCTCAAGCGGAGGAGGATAGTTATTCAATTGTCTTTTTAGCTGAATCGCTTAAACAATCTGATATTAGAGAAATATTATCAGGTTATGAAGAAATGGCGACGGCTCTTATTCCGTTTTTACAATATCAATTCCAAGCTGGCGAGTCCGAAATGGATACGATGGGAGAAATGAAATCACTTACCAAAAGTGATAGTATCAGTAATTCTATTTTTAAAACCCATTCCTTAAACATTGGTGGGAATCGAAGCTCTAGTGCCGGAACGACAAAAACCCTTTCAGAATCAAAAACAAAAGGGGCCTCATACGGGGGTTCAGGGGGAATTGATTTAGGGGTTCTGTCTTTTGGGGCAAATGCAAGTGTTAATTTGAGCCGCACTATAGGAGGGAGCATAGCTAAGGCGATTACAAATACATTAGGGGTCTCTTCTGGATATGGATATAGTTGGGGGAAGTCGAAAACTATTACAACTGGTGAAAGCGAGACAAGTGGAACGAGTAGTAGTCTTTCTATCGGAACAACGAAAAATACGAGTTATACTTATAAATCTTATATGGTTCAAAACCTTCTAAAAAAACTAGAGAAAACTATGGATAGAATTGATGAAAGCCAGGCCACCGGATTGTGGAAATTTGCTACTTATGTATTGGCGAAAGATTCTAAAGTGAGTGAGAATGTTGCTAACTATTTGAGATCGATTACTCAAGGGGATGAGTCTCATATTGATCCTTCAGTAATACAAGAGTGGTCTTATGAGGAAAGTAATGGATATACTTCTTTTGAGGAAATTAAAAAGTATGTGAAACATTTTACGCATCCAGTATTTATTTCTAATAGCGATGATAGAGGTAATGTCATGCCGGTTACTTCGACTGCTTATGTAGGAACCAATGAGCTATCATATGTTATTTCATTCTCACGTAACTCTCTTCAAGGGCTTTCCATTCTAGAATGTGTGCAATTTGGTCGTGAGCCTCATTGTTTGCTAAATATGGATTTCGACTTCGAGATGGGATGCGCCTACCATATGCATCAAGTAATAAGGAATCAGAGAATTTCTTTGTCTAGTCAAGAGTTAACGAAGCATACCTTTATTACTGGATCAACAGGTTCTGGGAAGTCTAATACGATATATCGAATCCTAGATGAGGCTAATAAAAAGGGGATTAAGTTTTTAGTCATTGAACCAGCCAAGGGGGAATATCGTCAAGTATTTGGTGGAAGAACTGATGTGAGTGTCTATGGAACAAATATAAGGTATAGTAAACTCCTAAAAATCAATCCATTTAAATTTCCAGGGGATATTCATGTCTTAGAACACATTGACCGATTAATTGAAATTTTTAATGCCTGTTGGCCGATGTATGCTGCTATGCCGGCTGTTTTAAAAGAGGCAATTGAGATGGCATATGAGTTAAAAGGGTGGGACTTGAACTATTCTCTGAATTATAATGAAGAATCACAGTATCCTACGTTTAAAGATTTGTTGAAGACTTTAAAGATTGTAATTGACCATTCGGGTTATGCTGAAGAGTTAAAGAGTAATTATACCGGAGCTTTGGTCACCCGTGTAAAATCATTAACAAACGGATTACTCGGGCAAATCTTTGCAGAAGAGGATTTGGCAGATAAACTGTTATTTGATGAAAATGTAATTGTTGACTTAAGCCGTGTGAGTTCGGTGGAAACTAAAGCATTGATTATGGGGATGTTGTTTATCAAACTACAAGAGTATCGTATGTGTGAAAAGACACAGGCTAATTCTCAATTGAAGCACTTAACTGTTCTTGAAGAGGCTCATAATTTATTAAAGCGCTGTAGTACTACCCAATCACAAGAAGATTCTAACTTACAAGGTAAGTCGGTTGAGATGATTTCCAATTCGATTGCAGAAATGCGAACTTACGGTGAAGGATTTATTATTGCAGATCAAGCACCTAATTTATTGGATGAGTCGGTTATTCGCAATACAAATACTAAAATTATCCTTCGATTACCTCAATATGAGGATCGTCAATCAGTGGGAAGGTCGGCTAGTTTAACTGATGATCAAATTAATGAGATTCCTAAACTCGAAACAGGAGTCGCTATTATGTATCAGAATAATTGGTTGGAGCCTGTGCTTTGTAAGGTAGACGAATTTCATGACTTTAAACCTTTGAAATACGAATTTAATTTAATGGAGCATTTAAACTTAAATCGCTTAAACAATAGTCAGTTGCTTCATTTATTAATGAGGGGAAGAGTGAATGAATCTCGCTTATTTGGGGAAGAAGAAATAGATAAGTTAATTGATTGGTTGCCGATTTCAACCTTGAATGGTAAGCATAAAAAGATAGTTTTAAAAAATCTTTCCGATTATAAGGAAAATTCTCAAATGGCTTTATGGGAGCAAGAAAATTTTGAAACATTATGCGATATTATTTGTTCTATTATTGATAAAAATAAAATGACCTTCTATGCCATGAACTCTAATAACCTGGAGAATTGGACACAACGTTGCAAAGAATTTATAAAAACACAAATAAAATGTGAAAATCAGGAAGTTGAATATGCGATTATACAGTGCCTATTATCTAGCAAAGCAAAAGAAGACCCAAATTTTGAACCATTTTATTTTCAATGGGTAGACGATATAAAAAATAAGAGAGGTTTAATCGCATGA
- a CDS encoding LacI family DNA-binding transcriptional regulator: MANIKDVAKRANVAPSTVSLVLNNTGYVSQKTREKVEEAMRELDYKPNELARNLSRNKTNIIGIIVPSLNHPFFSTFIRYAERHLYQLGYKTMVCGTANRDRVEHEFLDLLRSQVMDGIIMGAHSLDVEDYKRVNRPLVAIDRYIDEKIPIVSSNHQKGGEMAALKLIDNNCKNVVHIKGASIVKTPAHQYHESFKELLEKNNINVFEVEMDVNCFDSQDFLKVARELFECYPNVDAIFGSDLAMLACLQQAREYGYNIPKQLKLIAYDGTYITSMSEKRLTSIVQPIEQLAIKAATTIVDLIEGKELKSSRIMLDVQLCEGETTL, from the coding sequence ATGGCGAACATTAAAGATGTAGCTAAACGTGCTAATGTAGCACCAAGTACGGTATCTCTTGTTTTAAATAATACGGGCTACGTTTCCCAAAAGACGAGAGAGAAGGTAGAGGAGGCGATGAGAGAGCTAGATTATAAACCTAATGAGTTAGCACGAAATTTATCTAGAAATAAAACTAATATTATTGGCATTATTGTTCCAAGTTTAAATCATCCCTTTTTTAGTACCTTTATTAGGTATGCCGAGAGACATTTATACCAGTTAGGTTACAAAACGATGGTTTGTGGAACGGCTAATAGAGATCGAGTAGAACATGAGTTTCTTGATTTATTAAGAAGTCAGGTTATGGATGGAATTATTATGGGGGCCCATTCGCTAGATGTTGAAGATTATAAGAGGGTTAATCGTCCATTAGTAGCGATTGACCGGTATATTGACGAAAAGATACCGATTGTTTCTTCTAATCATCAAAAAGGCGGTGAAATGGCGGCACTAAAATTAATTGATAATAATTGTAAGAATGTCGTACACATTAAAGGGGCCTCAATTGTAAAAACCCCTGCTCATCAATACCACGAGTCCTTCAAAGAGTTACTAGAGAAAAATAATATCAACGTATTTGAAGTTGAAATGGATGTTAATTGTTTCGATTCTCAAGATTTTTTAAAAGTTGCACGAGAGCTATTTGAATGTTATCCAAATGTGGATGCGATTTTTGGTTCAGATTTAGCTATGTTGGCGTGTTTACAACAGGCTAGAGAATATGGATATAATATTCCAAAACAATTAAAACTTATTGCTTATGATGGAACGTATATTACCTCTATGAGTGAGAAACGGCTAACTTCGATTGTTCAACCTATTGAACAGTTAGCGATTAAGGCTGCAACTACTATTGTAGATTTAATAGAAGGAAAAGAATTGAAGAGTAGCAGGATAATGTTAGATGTACAGTTATGTGAAGGGGAAACAACTCTATAA